From the Papilio machaon chromosome 13, ilPapMach1.1, whole genome shotgun sequence genome, the window ctaaagaaatgtttaatgaGGTTGTAGGCGTatgattattatgaaaatttagaTATTGTAATTGTTGAGTATACCTTTATACATTCTGTTATATCTGTTTCAGAAGTGAATGACAGACAATATGTTTCTAaagtgaaaaacaaaaaattaattgactaTCTGGAAATGCAGCTATTGGGAACAAAATTTTGACCTATTTATTAACAGTATTCCAATTGTAGTTAGTAAAACTGCACTAGAAAAACAAAGGTTGTCTAATTGTATCTATTGTTAAGCATGTGTATTTTAgacaaataaatttctatagtcgtaaaaacaattgttcAAATATTAAGCCTTTATTGAGAACAACGACCTAGTTATGGTATACAGCGACGAGAACCGAATGCACTCGTAAATATGCGACCTTATAAAGgtgaacattattattaatttaaacaacttGTGGAGCAAAAACAAAAAGCGAATTATCTgtccaaaatataatttgccaTCCATCTCAATTTCTTTGAAAAcacagagataaaaaaaatcagttggTGTACCAACTTGCTCTTCTTTGttgcatttatataaattaaaaagcactATGATAACCACCTCGTTCTACTAGTTGCTTGTTTGCCCCCTTATCTTAATAAAACTACATCTTCTTTATTTACCCGCTAACTTTCGCTTTGATATTTGAAGTACTGGAAAAGAAATGCTGacgtcataaaattaatacaacaaTCACTTCTTAGTAATTCAGAGGGTATCGTAATGTTATTTAGAAGTCAATTGTTAGTGTCAAACGTGTTAGTAATCCTGTCTCAAGTATGTGCTGGTACCTACGGATTTTGCGAGACGCTTTCATGAGAAAGTTTCACCGAAGCTTTCTCTTCGATCTGGTTCGACCGACTAATACACGAGATACGCAAGATCTTTAAAATTTCACTATCACTATCATATCATATCACGTTTCATAACGTGAAGATGAACCAGTATTGTACATGGTGGCACCACCATAGGTGATAAGTATGAATAATCGTCCAAGAAGTTCTTTATCACAAATGATAACTTGTATTAGGGTAAATtacataatcatttttaaGCCTAAAAAGTATCTATTTTTCTAATTGGTCAATGGAAAGAAAATAAGGTCTTCTTTCTATAGTTGATTTTATAGTTCATTCAAACTGTTCACAAAAACTTTTGAACTGCAAACTCTATgcctattatttttttcataggtCCATTGTCTTTGGGCATCCCTGGTGAACTGCGAGGGTTATGGGCTGCGTACAAGAGATGGGGCAAACTTCCCTGGGAGAGTTTACTGGCCCCCACACTGGCCCTATGTGAGAATGGCTACGTCATGTCAAAAGTATTATTCGATGGACTTGAAAGTGCTCCATATGTCAAGAATGATCCAAATCTAAGGTAAATTGTAAcctcaaacaattttttttatagaaagcAACAATGAATCAAGTGTTTGTAATGTTAAGAGACTATAAAAGcggcaaattaaattaacaggaaaatagtaaatatataggaaaagataaaataagaagCAATGATTGGTTACTCTAAATtgcgacatttttttaataagttacaaaaaataacaaacagtgAACTGCGCACATATGTATTCGACTTGCGCATGAGTCATTCTCATCTATCTCTTGTATTATGCAATATGTAACAAGATTGCGTGTTCCTTGTTGTCaaacatatacataatattatttatgctaTGTTTATAGATGAGATAACAACTATGTAATTTTGTTGACGCgcaaataaatctatatatatattctatttaataaaatatatctatttataaaacaaagtaacaaTATCATAATCCCTTGTAAAActtactttattttctttcctGTATTTTGTAGTTTATTGGCATTATCCTACAAAGTGCAAGATTTAGAAAATTActtagtattaatattataaatgcgaatttttagatgggtggatgtttgtttgaaggtatctccagaacaacacaacggttcttgatgaaatttgtctcagatgtagaacatagtctggaagaacacataggctacttattaggttttttttaattcttcgcggacgaagtcatgggcgacagctagtagtttatAAATTGCTATTCATTAATGTGTGCGACATTAGACAGacaatacaataacaaaacaatacaatgaAATCTTTCTTTTTAGGAAAACATACTACAACCCTACAAAAGGCCAGTTCCACAGACCTGGGACGGTGGTGAAGCCGAGTGAAGCATTCTGTAAGACGTTGAAGGTGATAGCTAGAAACGGTGGTGATGAACTATACAATGGTAGCCTCGCTGTTGAATTTTTGGACGACTTGCAGCGCGCGGGCAGTATTGTTACAGCTGACGATCTGAGGAATTATCAGTAAGTAAACAGTATTTTgaacatataaataactattaattaaaaaattggtcTACGCTTTCAATTGGTCTTCAATTTGGCTTTCAATTTCAATTGGTCCTACGCTTAAGGTTTTTGAGCTTTACTTTTTGTGCTTTTTGAACTCTGCTAAATTCAATAATGAGATTTCAAACGGaatataaacttaacaaaGGAAGTCGTTTATATTATCATCATATGGGCACTAAATGGCTCGAAATGTGTCACAACTATTCCCGTCGGAATCATGAAtttgctaaaattataaagcacGTCATGAAAAAGATAAGACTTGAACTCAACAAAATTCACGAATGGCCATTACCTTCACAAGGTTTTGAACTAATCTTTGACACTTCTTCATGGcaaacaacttataaaataaggtATACTTGTTCCGTTTCAATCAGGTTTTTTTATCAGTTCATTTTGAAGAACTTAGTGTACCCTTCAAAGAGATgactacaataattattgcacAAGAAATGTCCAATATTTcatattctataaaaaaaaagttgtgatTCATAATAATTCGGTTTTATAAATAGtagaattttgtaataaatttcacAATATAATGTCacttacagataaaaaataagaattttgaTGACCACAGaattttgataacattttaacaatttaatgtttttccatttcaccaaaataaaaatatatttttctaaaataactttattttttcaacgATATCTTGGTAAACATTCGATAAcctatattttatctttacaatttatttttataaaaccttcaaaactgttttgtttttgaacaAAACAAGTTATCtcaaattatcaattaatatttgatttcaaGAATTAAAgcgattattattatttgtattttttatcaactgaTTTCGGATTTAACATACGTAACTGGGCACACCTATCTCGTACACAAACAAATCGAGTCACGTAGACTTCTAGAgacattgtttattattcaacTGACGTAGTGCGACTTCTGATAACCACTTCATGTCATTAGCagattaataacaaaagaaatgtaataatatttatcacttttttgtatatttgtatacttgtatatttgtattattattatacaaaaataattctgaCTGGTCTGAACAGAAAGTTATTAGACAAGACAGAAATAGGTAGGTTGGTATGCTATGAATAAATTACACAGCTCAACgtgaagttataaaaataacagcaAATCAATTTCAACTGAAATGAGgttaatgtataaataaataaatcaatatgttCTTCATTGCAACTAAAACAATACATCAAATTTATTATCGAAGGTTTTCCTAGAATTCAACTTTAATTAACTATACAGTGACTCATCCATTGTCGAATTATGAATGTTAGTGAACACTGCCATCTAGTGCatgaatttaaactttttacgaaattaaattaaagaaattattaatgatatatttaccgtgggtttctgagaccaaatctttgtgtaaaacatatcgtcatctctgttattatctttgacaaaacagagttaacaatatgtttgtaacggagatattggtctcagaaaccggTTAGTACAACTGAAACAATGTACTTTAATAAcacgtaaaatataattacttattCTCTTCGCTTTACTGTAAAgcatttcaaatttcatagtCCGATTAAAATTCTCAATTCGACAAAGTTAAATTTGATTACTTTGCTGACTTTATTTCACAATATGGCggatattgtttttattcgtGTACAcctgtttaaatttaagacttaaacaatacattttctaTGAGTCATTGTCTTTATTCTGTTATTAAAGGGAATAAACATTATCGGactcattaaattttattgtttctttttaatagttaCATTGACATTTCGTCATTGTCTAGTCCCCATAGGTTTCGTTCATACCGGGATGGAGAGCagagcagatttttttttatcgcaaATGAAGTTGTGCTTTATTCGATAGGAAAAAGGTTGATTTTACTTTGCATGTTTTTTAACAAGAGcaaacgtaaaaaataaaactaaacctTATTTCAATGGGATAatgctcaattttatttgtgataaATATCTGCTCTGGTCTCCGCCCCGATCTGTCTGAACGGACCCTTTGAGAAAAGAAATGgcacatttttatcattttttttactgactattaataatatttagaattataaattaacgaacgtttataagttattttataaagaattaatatataaaaccaaattaaaatatatacgatTGAAAGAAGATAAGTTTTAatcttatatcttactaatattataattgcgaatatttagatggatggatggatggatgtttgtttgaaggtatctcaagaacagctcaacggttcttgatgaaatttggcacagatgtagaaaatagtctggaagaacacataggttacttattaagtttttatttaattctgcgcggacagagtcgcggacgacagctagttgttgattaaatttaaaattttaaatcatcagACACTATGAtctaaaacataaacaaaaaaataaaagcatcaaattaataataccaAACAGTACTACCACTTTAAAACGAAGCCGCTCTCACGCGTAGACTTTTTTGCCTCcaatacaagttttttttatagatgacTTAACTAAACAACTTATCACATGAGTGTTCGGCACTCAGAGTCACTTAGTGTAGTGAGTTCACACTCATCTACACTAAGCGCTGCTTAATGAACATTTAACGTGTCTGTGTTTAATCTGATTTTGGTAtgttgtttgaatttattacacaATGATTACTACGCAGtgagaaataaaagttaatattataatatatgatAATACATACGTAAATATAACGCGTAAATTCTCTTATCTAATctggtattaataaaaaaaaatcgtttagaAACCGAGCAGGAAATACAAAAGCCAAAACTGTAAGAGAACAATATTTCACGACgcgacattttaaaaaaaaaatcagtcgaattgataacctccttctttttgaagtcggctaacaAAATAGATTTCaattagggttgccaggtcgccaaacctactagccggacataccagccagtttggccggacatttgggtagaaaggtcggacaccctatattatttagaattttgtctcagtattaataggtacactctcgtttgggaaatgtaaaaagcctaacaaaagccggacaaccgtttattttggccggacatgcaatcaaaaagcctacctatgtccggctttatccggacgcctggcacccctaattgcaaatattatatgtaactcaaaattattattaatttaatttgatttgttatAACATTCTTTGCTAGTTTTTTGTGCAACAAAttgatagtaaattaaaactagtcttaaaataaaaataatcgttaAATATTACAGCTATTGTTTTCTACAGCATTTAGATAACTGTGTTGTGGTTGTAATGGAAAGGTACAGGGGGTCACGCGATATGAACTGTATTCACTACTTTGTATCTTTAATGTCAACAAATATGATAACTATGCTGTAAATAGAACAAACTAAACGTATAAACCTAGGTcgtaatgataattttttgattacaatacaatacttCACTGAACTTACAATACGTCCTGTAACACAGGTTACACCTAGCACAGGTGACAGAgctctattaaatttgtaaaaatatatttagttcaataaagaaatttttttttaatttttttaacttgttttgttttactcATTTCTGAACGTAGAATCCAAACCTATTACCAGCCTAACTACCTGCTTCTAATGAAGTagagaaagaatttttatatacaaacgtacggtaaaaaaattaaaagcatcATTTtgaaggttttatatatattccaACTATATCGAAATTAGTCTGATATGAATCTCCAAATCttttctatttgtatttaaattaaaaagaccTTGGcccaattttaattatagcgAAGCACAAATAAAATTCCCAGAAATTCAGGTCGTTTGTTGTGCCAAGGAAAGTATGCAAAAGTATTAGAAAATAGTGTGACCGTTTAAATGAGACTTGACAATCACGTATCACAGAATATAGTATAGCAATtctattaatatgtatgtataaagatttattttcacattGAAAAATTTGAACTTCATCATGGCAGCACCAACtaacattaaaactaaacGTTTAGTCCGAAGTAAAGCAAAAAAGCGTACCAGTTATAAATCAAAACCAGTTCCTTTTTGTTGCAACGATACCTCATTGAACTATCGCATTTTTAACAGAGTCAAACTTTATGGTTACAAGAAATTTTGCACCGTACCATAGAATCAAAATAGCTAGGTACTGGTAGAACGTCACGTAGACATGCGCTCTCAGATAATCGAGCTATCATAAAGTTTGAGTCTTACAATACCAGTTACTTATCATGTAATCTACAATATATTTCAGAGCAAAGATAACGGATTCTCTGGCGGTTCCTCTAAGCAATGGCGACGTACTCCACGTCCCGCCACCGCCCAGCAGCGGTGTCATTCTCGTCAACATATTGAACATACTCAGCGGATACAACTTCACTCATAACAGTATTAACACCACAGAAGACAAGATACTCACATACCATCGGATTATAGAAGCTTTTAAATATGCGTATGCGACGCGGACTAAACTAGGTGATGTTGATTTCTTGGATTTACGTGATGTAAGTATTcacttaaaaaatcaaaaaaaaaaatattaaaaagtatttgctatctacaaacatatatttaatcaattcGTGTAAAAAGTGAAGTCTAACCAATCTTGAGTATTAAGAGAACTTTTCTACTAGATATTGTTAATAGAAAACTTACTATAATTACGTCTTATCTTAAGTCGttgtcaaaacatattttcatccttgtcattatttttgacaaaacagaacaAAATATTCGTTAAATCTTGGTCCCATGGTTAACCAGATATATCTTTCATCTAACagctaataaaaaatgtaacgacACCAAGCTATGGCGCGGAGATACGAGCTAGAATAAACGATTCCTCGACCAGTAACGACACAGCTGTGTACGGCGCCACCGAGTACAACCATCCGGACGCCGGCACCGCACACATCTCTATCATAGCCAACAATGGGGACGCCGTCTCTGTTACCAGTTCCGTCAATTACTAGTAAGTTTGACGTAagatatatacaaataaagagAGAAGGTAGTTGTCAATTTATCTTGCCTTCATGATATAGTTTTCCATAACATTTATCTACTCCATCTCTGTTTTGGCTCTATTTTCCATCCATTCTGACTGCAATGTCAACGACCCCTTTGGCATTGGACGAGAACGACAATAGATATTTTGTATGATTAATAAAGTTGGAGCGCTAAAATGcacttttataacaatttaaataaactatgtatTTTCAGTTTCGGTGCCGGTTTTACAACACTCAATACCGGTATAGTGATGAACAATGTAATGGACGACTTCTCTCTGCCGGGCTTTACTAATTATTTCGGCTTGAAACCGTCGCCCGCTAACTTCATAGCACCGGGCAAGCGGCCGATGTCATCAATGAGTCCTAGTATTATTGTGGACAAGGGTGGCAATGCTAAGCTCGTGATTGGCGCCTCCGGTGGTACGAAGATCACCACAGCCGTTGCATTGGtaagaacaaaaaattaaacaaattataataatgaaagaaGTTCTCCGTCAACTATAACTCTATACCAAACTCTGTACATACGAAAGATTTTATCCGGTATTCAATGAATGACGACAGCCAAGAGAAAGGacttatttattgatattcgTGACTTACGATggttactattattattagtttaataaacatttaaggTGGCAATGCGCAAGCTGTGGTTCAGACAGACGATTAAGCAAGCGGTAGATGAAGCGCGTCTGCATCACCAGATATTCCCTATGAATGCCCAATATGAATACGGAATACCAcaggtaaattaatttaaatattattaaaactacagAAATCTACTTTTAAACAGCGTTTTATATCAATGCATGTGCAAATGAAAATACCTTGTTATCTTTTACTCCataatcaaaatgtttatGGTCAATACCGATGACCATGACCGATGatcaacattttttacttaaatttttacaggATATAATAAAAGGTTTAAGAGCGAAAGGTCACGGCATGGAGCGCTACCCGGGTAGAGGCTCCATAATCTGCGCAATGTACAGGAATAGAACAGGAATCTACGCCAACGCAGATTTCAGGAAAGGTGGCGACGTCGCGGGCATTgattagcaaaaaaataataacatgtaATTAAAGACAATATATTTGGCAAAGCAGCGTCATTTTAGCGCCCCATTGCTAGTTCAACGCACAAATACTGGTTTGTTGTAGATATTTAAGCATTTActgactttatttttaaatttattacagtttaaTGTGTAACTTGTTTGCTTCTAAAGCAAATAATGTGCTGAAAGTGTTTCTTTATCATAAGTACGGGTCTGCGTCAAAACGCTTTATTTATGTAAGTGGTTTGATCAATTTAATTCGTTTcagatagtaaaaaaaatcaatatttaactatattttgtaGCCTTGATCATAGAAAaactcatttaaattttacatagcaTAGATAGgcaatttacaattattaattatgagtgtaataattaaagttgttttgtaaatatcattaaaatacatataataaaattatgatttcatTGTATCTTTATTTAGaactcaaaaatataattaaataaacaaattatctcattactcagaaaattattaaattagtgagctaagtattattttggattgtgacaaaaaatagaaaaattattaaaatcatttaaaagtaCTGTAATGTTATTGTGATACtaattagaattattaatctctcaattgatatgaaatctcttaattaaaaaaaaacaaacaaacaccTTATTTTACTTaggttatatttatcttttatcataatattctttaatctttaaataggaatattcttttatttataaccctAAATAACAAATCTCTTTTGAcgcttaaaattatattttataaacagtattaaacttttttttgtcatcGCATAATGCATCGCTTTTAACTACGACAGATGATTTTTATCTCAATGACTATGTTAATATGGAATCTATTTAATTCAGCTGCTTTAAAACGAgtgagtattatttttaatcatacaTAATTAGGTAACCTGGACTTGTTCTCAATgtgttaaatgtaattatagcAAATAATCcagtttatttagttaacaatGCGacattttgctttattttatctcagttttttGGTATTAAATACCTTATTATTTCTCAACGAAATCAATGTccttaataaagattttcgtATAATTGTTGTTGTACGGTTTTTCATTTTATCCTCTCATCAACAGATGGCGCACAataacaacgccatctagtgttGAATAGAAACAAGTAGAAACTCTAACCACAATGATAAAAGTTGAAATTACTATGGAACAAAATGATTTTGCGGACTCGGAGTCACTTTTATGggtaataaaaaagacaaattcaattcaaaggcaatttaattatttttgcattGTAATTGCATTGCACTGTTTACTATACTTActttaattctatatttaacatttaaatacgcTTTAGaatataaactacaaaaagatcaacaaaatataaaaataaactttaataaaaaaaaaaaaaaacaattgtgtataacttaacataaaatcaattattttaaaataatagtgtCCTTTTCATGTATGAAAAACATAGagacaaacaaacatatgtttaacattaaattttttcaaaggTTCTATAGAAGAATCACacagttattaataaacacaTACTAGCACGTGAGTTGGCACGTcgagaataaaacaaatcttcTGTCCAATGTGCCAACTCAAGAGCTATCATGTTTAATAATCACCCTTACATAAATAGTctagaaatctacactaagagtCCTCCTAAGTGACCGAGAGTGGCATTATAACAACTATATAGCCAACGCATCTCTCATTGCTTCCACGGGGTTGACAAACTTAGTTGAACCGATGATAAGTGCGTTGTCTACACCGCTGGTTATCATACTGCGGTGTAACTGCTTGCATTCCTCCGCAGTCACACCACCCACTACGAACACCAACACTGTTGGATTGTCCAATGGATGTTTTGAACTTCTTGATTTCTTGCTTGTTAGTATACTGAAAGGAAATGTTTAACCACAATTCAGTCAATTCGTCTAAAGAAGTCCTCTAGTACACATCTCTCATACTAAAATACTACAGGAGTccatttaatgatttttaggGTGGCagataaagaatttttcaaaataatatattcaagCTTCTTTAATTTATGGTTTGTTAACCAAAAGTTCTAAAAGAATtagccattttttttattaataagaagaTTTACACTTAAATCAATTTGAAGACTATTCTTAAAAACTACTGATAAAAATggttaaatgtataaaatgttatgtcCAACCAAGAATATATAAACCCTGCCCTGGGAGTGCTTCAATTGACTTCATTATTACATAACTTTCTGATGcacataaagaaattatttacatatttttccaCAATATGGCGAGGTTACATATTAGGTATTAacatgtacagtcagctgcaaAAACATGTCACATATACGAAATTTTAGAAAGTGTCAACTTCGGTTTCGAAAATACGGATGCGCGTATTCGTGAAATATAcgaatacaaacatacatatttgaaaaaccAGTCGTATACAAGCTTCTAAAGctttgtaaatgtatatatatttttgcagctgactgtactaAAGGTCAACATACTTGAAGCCGGTACGTAGTATGTCCTTAAAGCCGTCATGTCGATGTCGCAAGTCAGTCAGCTCTGGGCGCTCGCATGATGTCATCTCATGCACCAGCTGCTGCAACACGCCCACGTACTCATACCCTAGACCGCTCTCACTTGCCTTCAGCACCGATGTGTATCTGCAAATTAGACCGTCATCCTATTATATTTCCCCGCTGAGGGTTACCGCTATCCTAAGTTAGGattgactaggccatagtcaaccacgctgacccagtgcgggttgatttcaaacatatctttaaatttcttcagaGATATAAAGAACTAGATTATGGATAGATTTTGGAGATACAGATTATGAGAGgacaaaatgaaatacatataaatatatataaaaacttacttgTTCAAAATCTTCCTCATCTGTGAGACATCTTTCaactttttcataattttactgGCCATCTCAGCGCAGCCTTCAGGAGTTGCCATGCCCGGATCGGGGTTACTGAGTAATGTCTTGTGGTCCTCGAATATGGCAACACTCAGCATCTCAGCGAGTGTATCTTCATGTTGCTTGTTAAAAGAAACTTCGGTGCCCGTGAGAGAATACACATGCGTGATAAGTGCTAATAGATTCTCTAAAGGAAGATTTCTTTCCTTCCGTGTTTTTATTAGTTGACttatctgaaaaataaatcaatagatTAGCAACTAAATAAATGAGGCATGATCTAGTATTTATCTTGACtattaatctatctatatatataaaagaaagttgtgttagttacaccatttataactcaagaacggctgaatcgatttgactgaaaattggtgggcaggtagcttagaaccaggaataggacataggataatttttaccccgttttcttttttttttttttttttattccgcgcggacggagtcgcgggtaaaagctagttataaatgtttaatgaaaCAGTTGAACCTGAATAAGTGAGACTCTAATGGAATGTGATATTTTCCTCGCTTGCAGAGGTTTGTCCCAAGcctgagtttctcgcttatgggtttttttttttttttttagtgactgagtagtcactgtttgccttgaggaggcatttacagtttcaccgggcttgaggtagcccggcgcagatggcgcttagcctaaacctcgacGCTTATGGGTGTTGTCCATTGCTTATTCACATATTTGTCCTTGTCGGTTCTCGCTTTTCCAGGTTCCActgtatttgtattatttaatactgctttttgtaatataaatggGGTTCCAAGTCAGGGACAGAATGATGATGGTGTATgaggtaaaaattatagtaactATTACACTCAGTTTCAACTGAAGTCGACTATctcattttcattttgataaaaaagagAAACAAATATACCTATACTAATTTCACAGCagtaattttagtattacCTGATGCAGCACACTAGTAGAGTCCCTGCTCGCGGCGAGGCTCTGATGGACCTGTCGCTCCAAGCCCATCACCAGTTCCATCTGGTTCCTCTTTGGTGATTTCAAAGTTTGTACCACACCCAGTGCCTGCTGGAGTACACCTATATGTTTGCCAATAATATCATAGTTACCTGCAAAGTACCaagtattaattaatcatactaattattataaatgcgaatttttagatggatggatggatggatatttgtttgaagatatttaCGGAGTGGCTGCAAggatcttgatggaatttggcacagatgtagaacaaagactgcaagaacacataggctacttgttaagttttttccggtcggacgaagttgcgggcgacagctagtttttgaataaactatatgagtatatatgtttaaaaatgttacaggAACTTCCTGGGACATtcctttttcaattttttttttttgtactaaactttattaaaaatgttgactgtgcaaataaaaatattaaataatgtacttTAAGATTCTTAAcgattcttttaaaataaaattgtcatagcagttgcctgcgacttcgtccgtacagaataaaaacaaaaatctcgtaataaatataacctacTTCAACAGGGGacagtgtagcttcccaacagtaaaAGAATTTCTCAAATCAATTTCAATTCCTTCGGAGATCattcaatgcaaaaaaaaacaaagacaatcaactataacctatttttaattataatattagtatacatAAGTAATAAAGTGTTACTTTACCTTTAGATGCAATAACAATCTTCTCGATGCTCAATGGTGTAACTTTCAACAATGTCTTAGGTCCGGGTGACTTTTGTACGTCAATCTTAGAGAGCTTATTGTACAAGTCAAACATGACTTCTTTCTGTGACTTGTTGATCATGTAGTCAAATGTCTGTGTGCATGCATCATCATCTGCATGGTAAAGAC encodes:
- the LOC106717740 gene encoding glutathione hydrolase 1 proenzyme isoform X2, encoding MCDTQLLRQSSLKKPGQAGSVKRKNLHVLIKLPESANNRPYKLRTKVIITGLVLLVLVSALSGFLIGSADYAAWKNSEPPDPVHPLKPSPSILHIFQRAAVCTDAPQCSKIGRQILVSNGSAVDAAIAAMFCNGLYNQQSMGLGGGFFMTVYIKEEGKAYTVIARETAPAAATANMFHGNYDKAKKGPLSLGIPGELRGLWAAYKRWGKLPWESLLAPTLALCENGYVMSKVLFDGLESAPYVKNDPNLRKTYYNPTKGQFHRPGTVVKPSEAFCKTLKVIARNGGDELYNGSLAVEFLDDLQRAGSIVTADDLRNYQAKITDSLAVPLSNGDVLHVPPPPSSGVILVNILNILSGYNFTHNSINTTEDKILTYHRIIEAFKYAYATRTKLGDVDFLDLRDLIKNVTTPSYGAEIRARINDSSTSNDTAVYGATEYNHPDAGTAHISIIANNGDAVSVTSSVNYYFGAGFTTLNTGIVMNNVMDDFSLPGFTNYFGLKPSPANFIAPGKRPMSSMSPSIIVDKGGNAKLVIGASGGTKITTAVALVAMRKLWFRQTIKQAVDEARLHHQIFPMNAQYEYGIPQDIIKGLRAKGHGMERYPGRGSIICAMYRNRTGIYANADFRKGGDVAGID
- the LOC106717740 gene encoding glutathione hydrolase 1 proenzyme isoform X3; translated protein: MCDRELIRQTSLKRPGSVKRKNRDVLIDLPDTTREKPYKLRTKVIITGLVLLVLVSALSGFLIGSADYAAWKNSEPPDPVHPLKPSPSILHIFQRAAVCTDAPQCSKIGRQILVSNGSAVDAAIAAMFCNGLYNQQSMGLGGGFFMTVYIKEEGKAYTVIARETAPAAATANMFHGNYDKAKKGPLSLGIPGELRGLWAAYKRWGKLPWESLLAPTLALCENGYVMSKVLFDGLESAPYVKNDPNLRKTYYNPTKGQFHRPGTVVKPSEAFCKTLKVIARNGGDELYNGSLAVEFLDDLQRAGSIVTADDLRNYQAKITDSLAVPLSNGDVLHVPPPPSSGVILVNILNILSGYNFTHNSINTTEDKILTYHRIIEAFKYAYATRTKLGDVDFLDLRDLIKNVTTPSYGAEIRARINDSSTSNDTAVYGATEYNHPDAGTAHISIIANNGDAVSVTSSVNYYFGAGFTTLNTGIVMNNVMDDFSLPGFTNYFGLKPSPANFIAPGKRPMSSMSPSIIVDKGGNAKLVIGASGGTKITTAVALVAMRKLWFRQTIKQAVDEARLHHQIFPMNAQYEYGIPQDIIKGLRAKGHGMERYPGRGSIICAMYRNRTGIYANADFRKGGDVAGID
- the LOC106717740 gene encoding glutathione hydrolase 1 proenzyme isoform X5; amino-acid sequence: MYSGCFVLIFIYFRQILVSNGSAVDAAIAAMFCNGLYNQQSMGLGGGFFMTVYIKEEGKAYTVIARETAPAAATANMFHGNYDKAKKGPLSLGIPGELRGLWAAYKRWGKLPWESLLAPTLALCENGYVMSKVLFDGLESAPYVKNDPNLRKTYYNPTKGQFHRPGTVVKPSEAFCKTLKVIARNGGDELYNGSLAVEFLDDLQRAGSIVTADDLRNYQAKITDSLAVPLSNGDVLHVPPPPSSGVILVNILNILSGYNFTHNSINTTEDKILTYHRIIEAFKYAYATRTKLGDVDFLDLRDLIKNVTTPSYGAEIRARINDSSTSNDTAVYGATEYNHPDAGTAHISIIANNGDAVSVTSSVNYYFGAGFTTLNTGIVMNNVMDDFSLPGFTNYFGLKPSPANFIAPGKRPMSSMSPSIIVDKGGNAKLVIGASGGTKITTAVALVAMRKLWFRQTIKQAVDEARLHHQIFPMNAQYEYGIPQDIIKGLRAKGHGMERYPGRGSIICAMYRNRTGIYANADFRKGGDVAGID